From one Bradyrhizobium sp. Ash2021 genomic stretch:
- the tsaB gene encoding tRNA (adenosine(37)-N6)-threonylcarbamoyltransferase complex dimerization subunit type 1 TsaB, whose product MLILAIDTALDACAAAVLDTDASKIVAQESQPMKRGHAEALMPLIARVMKASTIGFAALDRIAVTTGPGSFTGLRVGLSAARGIALAAGKPVVGLTTLAAYAAPIVADNGEHPIISAIDARHDHVYFQVVSGDGSSLIRPLVAPIAEALAAAKFGAPHLVGNAANILADRWPADAPPPLRIDPQAAPDIGWVAWLGAAVSPDMAPARPFYLRAPDAKPPKDPLANPSQFVAP is encoded by the coding sequence ATGCTGATCCTGGCTATCGATACGGCGCTGGACGCCTGCGCCGCGGCGGTGCTCGACACCGATGCGAGCAAGATCGTCGCGCAGGAATCGCAGCCGATGAAGCGCGGCCATGCCGAAGCCCTGATGCCGCTGATCGCGCGCGTGATGAAGGCCTCCACCATCGGCTTCGCGGCGCTCGATCGCATCGCCGTCACCACCGGGCCCGGCAGCTTTACCGGATTGCGCGTCGGCCTCTCGGCGGCACGCGGCATCGCGCTCGCCGCCGGCAAGCCGGTAGTGGGGCTGACCACGCTGGCCGCTTACGCCGCGCCGATCGTGGCCGACAATGGCGAGCATCCGATCATCTCCGCGATCGATGCGCGGCATGACCACGTCTATTTCCAGGTCGTCAGCGGCGACGGCAGTTCGCTGATCCGGCCGCTTGTGGCGCCGATTGCCGAGGCGCTGGCGGCAGCGAAATTCGGCGCGCCGCATCTGGTCGGCAACGCCGCCAACATCCTCGCCGACCGCTGGCCGGCGGATGCGCCGCCGCCGCTGCGGATCGATCCGCAGGCCGCGCCCGATATCGGCTGGGTGGCGTGGCTGGGCGCCGCGGTCAGTCCGGATATGGCGCCGGCGCGGCCGTTTTATCTGCGCGCCCCCGACGCCAAGCCGCCGAAGGACCCGCTGGCCAATCCCTCGCAGTTCGTTGCACCATGA